CTACGCCGCCCAGGCGCGCGAGGGACGCACGCCGGTCGAGGATCTGCTCGACGGGTTCGCCGGCGACGTGACCAACTACATGGCGTCGCTCTGCGGGGCCGTCGATGCCGGGACGGATCTGGACGGCGCCGCCGGCGCCATCCTCCAGCGATTCTATCGCGCCGCCGCCGACGCCTGCGACGACGGGTGTGAAACGATCCAGATCCTCTCGCACAGCCTCGGCACCGTCGTCGCCTACCACGGCCTGACCGGTCGGCTTCTCGAACAGGCGGAGGGGGACCCCGGCGCGCGGCGCTACGACCTCATGGGGCGGCTGACCCGGCTCTATACGATCGGGAGTCCGCTGGAAAAAATCCGCTTCTTCTGGCCGTCCACCATCGCCGAAACCCCCGTGGGCACGCTGACGGCCCGGGGCGATACGATGGTTCTGGCCGCCGGCGGCGAGCCGGTCGAGGGCCGGTTCCGGTGGGACAACTTTTATCACCGCTTCGACAGGGTGTCGGGCCGGCTGAAACGATTCGATCACTGGGGCGCCGTGGTCAATCATGCCCTGAAAGGCGGCGGTGGCCTCGTGCGGTCGCACGTGATCTACGAGCAGTCGCCCGAATTTCTGGATGCGATCTCGGAGGGTCTCTTCGGGGCGCCGGCGGGGTACCGGCCCTCCCGCGCCGCTCGTCTGCGGGATGGACTCGTGTCGTCGCTCGAAAACCTCGGGTTGCCGATCGGCATGATGGTGCCGCTGCTGTTCGGCATCGTGCTGGGGGTGGCCGTCGCGCTGGTGCCCGGGTATCTCCTGTCCCTGCCAGTGCGCTGGCTGGGGTTTGATAGCTGGGTCGGGGTCGTCCAGGGGGTGCCGGCGGTGTTGATGGGGATATCGATCCTCTATGCGGCGACGCTTGGCGGACTGCACAAGGCCGATGCCCTCCACGCGCGATGGACGCGCCGGGATGGATCCGCGGGGGCGTGAGCCGTATCTTGGATCGCGAGGTCCGTCGGCGCATGGCAGGCCCCGATAGCAAGGAATCAGAACGAAAGTAGCGCATAACCGTACGGGCCGGATGGACAAGGAGCGTGTATACTCGGAGCAGGAGATCGCCGCGATCTTCAAGCAGGCCGCCGAGGATTTCGAGGCGGTGCAACAAGGACGTCCGCAGCGCGGCGGGCTCACGTTGGCCGAGCTGCAGCGCATCGGCGCCGAGGCCGGCATCCCGCCGGCGTTCATCGCCCGCGCCAGCGCCGCCCTCGACGATCCCGTGCCCGAACCGGTCCGCACGACGATCTTCGGATTGCGGGAGGGCGCATCGCGCAGCATCGACCTGCCGGCCTCGTTTTCGGATGCCGACTGGGAGCGCCTGGTGGTGGATTTGCGGCGGACGTTTCAGGAAGCCGGCGAAGTGGTGCGCGACGGTTCGCTCCGTACATGGCAGAGCCCGTCGATGGAGGCCTACGTGGAACCGGCCGGCTCGGGGTATCGCCTGCGGATGCACACACGCAACGAAAACCTCAAATCCGGCTTCTGGGGCGGGGTGGCGCTCGTACTCGCCGGCCTGTTTATGGCCGTGCTTATCGCCGCGAAGGGGAAGCTGGGCGTGGACATGGGGGCGACGCTGATCCCGGTGTTTTTCGCGGCGGGCGGCGTCATCTGGTCGGCGATCGTCGGCATGATGCTTCCCCGGAAAACAGCCGAGCAGGACCGGCAGCTGGCCGCTATCGCCGCCGGCGTGTACGAACGGTTCGATACGCAGGAGCCCGTCGTTGATGCGGAGGGCGAGTCGATCCGTGTGGATCCGCTGCCGGAGCCGGAACCGCCTTCGGCCGCTCCGGAGCGCCGGCGGGCGCGCTCGTGAACCGCCGCGCCGCGCGCGATCGGCATCGGCGCTGCAGCCTCGATGCGACGGCACGGGTTCGGCGCGCATAAGGAACCGCGAAAAAGCCTCCTCCGTTCTCACGCGGCCCGGCCTACCCGCTTATCTCGGCCCGGGTATTCTCCCAACGTCGGAAGATCGTTTCATGCGCCTGTTGCCCATCGTGCTCGTCGCGGCGTGGTTTGCGCCCGTATCAACGCCGGTCTTTGCCCAGCAAGGGGCCGTCACGGATGAATCGTTCCTGCGCGCCGCGCTCGTGGTATACGCCTACGACCGGCTGGCGGCGGATTGCCGGGAGGCCGGCGGCTTCGAGGACGACGCGGTTGCCGCGATTGCCGGCTGGGAGGCGGCGAATGGCGTGGCTGGCGTCCGTGCGCGGCTGCCGGAATACGATGCGCACCCCGGGTATCGGGATCGGCTCGATGCGGGGGTGTCGAGCATCGTCGGGGCGATCACCGCGCAGGGGGTCGGTCCCTGCCTGGCCGTCGTGACGCTCATCAAGCTGCCCGACGCCCGGTTCGCGCCATTCGCCCCCGATGCGCCGGCTCCGGCCATGACCCCGCCGGCTCCACCCGCCCCTCCCGCCCCGGCAACCCCTCCCGCGCCGCCGGCGCCGGCCACGGCCGATCTGCTGGCGCGCATCGACCAGTTCGGGTTCGACACCCGCCCGAAAATGGGCATAGGCGGCTTCATCACGCTCGATATTTACCCCGTGGTGCTCCTTCGCTCCGGCGAGGCGCTCACCGACGTCACCGGCCTCTCGTTCGCCGGCGGCCTCGACGCGCACCGGCGCGCGTATCCGGAAGCCTGGACCCGCTGGCGAAAGACAGGGGGCGAACTGCAGCTCGAGAAGCGCGATGGATGGCAAAAGCTGCCGTTTCAAACGACGTACGGCGCGTTGCCGGCCGATCTGAAGCTTGACGGACTGTTCCGTTACCTCGGCGGCACAGGGACCCAGGCGGTCGGCGGCACGTCGACGGTGGCGGCCTACACCGAGTACCGGTTTACGAGCGACGGGCGCGTGCAGCGCGGCGGCGGGGCCGGCTCGACCGCGTCGGCGGGCGGCACGTCGGTCGTGTCCAGCCAGACCGCGCCCGCGCGGGCTGGTCGCTACAGCATCGACGGGCTCGTGCTTCGGATCCGGTACGACGATGGGTCGAGCGAACAGCACATCCTCATCACCGATCCCGCGGAGCCCGACGGAGCGATCTGGCTCGACGGCCTCGGGTACGTCCAGCGCGACCGGTAACGCGTGTGAATCCTGACGGGCGTTGACCCGTTGTACAGGGCTCCCTGCGCCGTCATCCCGCATCCCTTCGTCGCCATGCCGCTGCGCGTACCCCTGGCGACCGGCTGCTCTAAGCGCCGTGCCGGTCGTCCGATGCCGCATGCAGGATAGGCGGTCAAAGAAACGGTTTTTGGACAACATCCTGCATCTTGCGTCCCGCATCCATAGAGCGCTTCGCTGAAGTGCGCAACGCATTTACTTCGTGAAAGAAGCCACCCGGAAGCGCTGGATCGCGGTGTCGTCGTTCGCGGCGGTGCTCGCGATCAGTTTTGCCGCCACCGTACGACCCCACTGGTTCGGCTGGGTCGCCCGCATCCCCCTGGGAGACAAGATCGGTCACTTTTTTGTGTACGGCCTCCTCACGCTGGCCATCCTCTACTACGCCGGCACCACGCCGAGGCGGATCGGGTACGGCGTCCTCGGGATGCTCGTGTTCGTGAGCGCCGACGAGGCGTTGCAGGCGGTGCTGCCCACGCGCTCGTTCGACGGGTTCGACTACCTGGCCAGCGTGCTGGGCGTCGTGGCGTTTGCGTTCGGGTATATCTGGGCCATGCGACGGCGGTCGTAACGGGGGGACGGGTTGTGCCTTAAACCCGCGATACGTTACTTGAGAGCGATTTCCCGCCCTCAACCCCCAACCGCCATGGATCGTCGCGACGTCATCAAGGGTATCGGCCTCGGAGCCGCTGCCAGCGCCATGGGGCTGCGCCCCTCGCATGCAGAAGCCCTGGCTGCTCCCCCGCGCGGGCTACCGCCCGTACGCATCACCAACGTAAAAGCCATCGCCACGGCGCCGGACGGGATCGAGCTGGTCGTCGTGAAGGTCGAGACGGACGAGCCGGGGCTTTACGGCCTCGGCTGCGCCACCTTCCGGCAGCGGGCGCATTCCGTGGTGACGGCGGTGGACAAGTATCTCAAGGACTTCGCCGTCGGCCGTATCGCCGACGACATCGAGGACGTCTGGCAGACCGCCTACGTCAGCTCCTACTGGCGCAACGGCCCGGTGCTGAACAACGCGCTCAGCGGGCTCGACCAGGCGTTGTGGGACATCAAGGGCAAACGCGCCGGCATGTCGGTCTACCAGCTCCTCGGCGGCCGGTGCCGCTTCGCGGTGGACACCTACGCGCACGCCGGCGGCAGCACGCCCGAGGCCGTCGCCGCGCAGGTGAAGGGGTTCATGGACCAGGGCTTTCGTCACGTCCGCATCCAGCTCGGGGCGTACGGGGCGGCCAACCTGTCGGGCGAGCCGGATTTCAAGCGGCAGGGGTACGGCATGCCGGCGGACAGTTACATGGACCGGCACTACTACCTGAAGATGATCCCGGAGCTGTTCGCGCACGTCCGCGAGGTGTGCGGCGACCGCGTCGAACTCCTGCACGACATCCATGAGCGGCTCCAGCCCAACGACGCCATCAACCTGATCAAGGCGCTCGAACCCTATCGGCCCTTTTTTATCGAAGACCCGTTCTCCCCGGAAAACATCGGCTTTTTCCGGTTGCTGCGGCAGCAGACGAGCGTCCCGCTGGCGATGGGCGAGCTGTACAACAACCCCCATGAGTGGATCGGGCCGATGTCTGAGCGGCTGTTCGATTTCATCCGGATCCACATCTCGCAGATCGGCGGCATCACGCCGGCGATGAAGGTAGCGCGCCTCGGCGAGGCGTTCGGGGTGCGGACGGCCTGGCACGGGCCGGGCGACGTGTCGCCGGTCGGCCACGCCGCCAATGCCCACATCGACCTCGCCGTCTGGAATTTCGGCATCCAGGAGGCCGTGCGGTTCTCGGATCGCCTGCGCGAGGTGTTTCCCGGATCGCCGACGATGGACAATGGCTACATGATCGTCAACGAAGCGCCCGGTCTCGGGGTAGATATCGACGAGGCGGCTGCCGCCCGCTACCCCATCCCCGAAAAAGTAAACACCGACTGGACCCAGATCCGCGCGCACGACGGGACGCCGATCCGGCCCTGAACCGTTTTAAGTTGACGACCATGCGACGTTTCCAGGAAGGGCTCCTACCGCTCTGCCTTGTGCTGGTGATCGGCGCCTGCCGCACCCACGCCGGCGCAGACGTGGAACGCCCCAACATCCTCCTCCTCGTTGCCGACGACCTCGGGTACGCCGACCTCGGCATCTACGGAAGCGACATCCGCACGCCGAACATCGACGCCCTGGCCCGGCGCGGGATGCGGTTCACGCAGTTCCACACCGCGCCGATGTGCGCGCCCACCCGGGCGATGCTGCTCAGCGGCAACAACAACCATGTCGCGGGGATGGGGATACAGGGAGGTGGAAGCGGCGCGTTCGCCGGCATACCGGGGTACGAAGGGCACCTCTCCGATCGCGTGGCGCCCTTGCCCGGGCTGTTGCGCGATGCGGGATACCACACCTACACGGTGGGCAAATGGCACCTCGGCTACGAGCGGGACCAGAGCCCGATGGCGGCCGGCTTCGAACGGTCGTTCAACCTGCTGAACGGGGCCGGCAATCACTTCGATGCCGTCGGGTTTCATGAAGGCGGCTCGCGCTACCGCGAGGACGGCGAGGAGACGACGTACCCCACGGGGCGCTATTCGACGGACCTCTACACCGATCGGCTGATCGAATTCATCGCGTCCAACCGGGGCGACGGCCGGCCGTTTTTTGCGTTTGCCGCCTACACGTCGCCACACTGGCCCCTGCAGGTCCCTGCAGAGGAACTCGACCGGTACGCCGGCCGCTACGACCGGGGGTACGACGCGCTCCGGGAGGAACGCTTCGCCTCGCTGAAACGCGCCGGCATCGTGCCGGCGGACGCGACGCTGCCGCCCCGGAACGACGCCATCGCGCCGTGGGAGACGCTCTCGCCGGAGCGCCGGCGAGAGGAGTCGCGCAAGATGGAGCTGTACGCGGCGATGGTCGAGAACCTGGACGGGCACGTCGGCCGGCTTATCGACTACCTGAAGGCGAGCGGCCTGTACGACAACACGTTGATCGTGTTCATGGCCGATAACGGCGCCGCCGCCGAGGACTTCTACAACGTGGGCGAATTTCGCGACTACCTCCGGGCGCATTACGACAACCGCTACGAGAACATGGGGCAACCGAATTCCTTCGTCTCGTACGGACCTGCGTGGGCGGAAGCCGGCTCGGCGCCGTTCAGCCGGCACAAGGGCTACACGCGCGAAGGCGGCATCGTGGCGCCGATGATCGTGGCCGGACCGGGCGTCGCCTCGCAGGACGTCATCGACCGGAGCTATCTTACCGTGATGGATCTGGCGCCGACCTTCATCGAGATCGCCGGCGCCGCGTATCCCGCCGACGGATCCGCCCGTCCGATGCTCGGCGAAAGCGTCGCCGGCTACCTGGCCGGCCGCGCGGACCGGATTCATGACGAGGCGTATACCACCCTCGTGCTTCACGGCGGCCGCGCCTTCGTCCGGCAGGGCCGGTGGAAGCTGGTGACGCTGGAGCCGCCTTTTAGCGAGGAGGCCTTCGAGCTGTTCGACGTGGAGGCCGACCCGGGGGAGACGCGCAATCTGGCCGGCGAAGAGCCGGAGACCTACCGGGAATTGCTGGCGCTCTGGCGGACGAAACGCGCCGAACTCGGCATCGTGCTGCAGAGCGATCTGGCTTCACCGTGAGAAACGGTTGAGATTATCAGGACGTCAAACCCTTCAAAGTTTTACATTTAACTGTAACCTGTGCCTGTCCGGCTACGTCGGCAATCCGTATCTTGGACGGCGATTGACTGATCAGACTCGCTTTCTAACGCGTTATGTATACATCTGCATTCACCCGCCTGGCCTTTCTGGGGCTGGCGGTGTTCACGTTTTCCGCCTGCGCCACGTCGAGCCGGATGCCGGCCGAATCTTCCGCGCAAGCCGGGACGGCCTCCACGGCAGAACTCGAAGCCCTCTACCAGCAGCGTCTTGAGAGCGCCCGCTCCCGCTTCACCCAGGCGGATGTCGACTTCATGACCGGCATGATCGGGCACCACGCCCAGGCCCTCGTCATGACCGCGCTCGCGCCGACGAACGGGGCGAGCCCCGAAGTGGCCACCCTGTGCGCCCGGATCACCAATGCGCAGAAGGATGAGATCAAGACGATGCAGGGCTGGCTGCGGGACCGCGGGCAGCCCGTCCCCGAGGTCCACATCGACGGCCTGAACCTCATGATCCACGGCGCCGGCGACCACAGCCAGCACGATCATATGATGCCCGGCATGCTGACGCGGGCGCAACTGGAGGAACTGGCCGCGGCGCACGGGACCGACTTCGACCGCCTGTTTCTCAAATACATGATCCAGCACCACACCGGCGCCATCACGATGGTCGATACCCTCATCGCTACCGACGGCGCCGCGCAGGACGAGGCGGCCTTCAAGCTGGCTTCGGACATCAACGTGGATCAACAAACCGAAATCGCGCGCATGCAGCGCATGCTCGACGCCATTACAGAAGGCAATTGACTGTGTATCTACCCGGGCATCATGCCCGTCCACCCTTGACTCGTTGTTCCCAACTCAGATGGCTACCATGATAGGCACTGTCCTTACTCGTACCCTTACCCGATCACGCCGCGTCTCGTTATGGGCGGTGGTGATCGTCGCCGGAGCGCTCGGTCTTTCCGCGTGCTCCTCCAATAAACCCATGATGACCGACGCGCCGCCGGTGATGACCGACATGCCGGCAGCGACGACGCTCTCGACCACCGCGCCGAGCCCCGATCCCCGCGTGGGTCTCAAGGCCGGCCTCTTCGATGCCGGCGAGGCCATCTGGAACCTGAAGAAGGTCTCGGCGACGCCGCCGCCCCAGGCGTTCATCGGCGTCACCAACTCGGACCTCGCCTTCAAAGGCAACTACGTCTTCCAGGGGAACTACAACGGCGTCCAGATCTGGGATATCAGCAACCCGAGCAAGCCGACCCTCGCCAAGGAGTACGTCTGCCCGGCGTCCCAGAGCGACGTTTCGGTGTACGGCAACCTGATGTTCGTGTCGGGCGAGGGCCTCGGCGGCCGGCTCGACTGCGGCACGCAGGGCGTCCAGGAAGCCGTCAGCCCCGAACGACTCCGCGGCATCCGGATTTTTGATATCACCGATATCCAGAATCCCAAATACGTGTCGAACGTGCAGACCTGCCGCGGCTCGCACACGCATTCGGTACTGAAGGACCCGAACGACAACGACAATGTCTACGTCTACGTCTCGGGCTCCGCGCCGGTCCGCCCGTCCGAAGAGGTTCCGGGCTGCTCCTCCGGCATGCCGGACGAGAACCCCAACTCGGCCCTGTTCCGGATCGAGGTCATCAAGGTGCCGCTCGCTCATCCCGAGCAGGCCGCCATCGTCAGCTCCCCGCGCATCTTCGAAAACCTCGTCGAGCCGCCGAGCCACGGCCTCGCGCCGGACGACCTGGCTGAGCTGGAGCGCGCCCGCGCCGCCGGCGCGTTCATCGTCCACATCTTCGGACAGGATCGCGTGCTTCCGGACCGGTTCGTCGGCCCGATGCTCGACGAATTCGTGAAGCAGCGCGGCGGGACGGTCGCCACGGCCGCCGATACCGCGGCCTTCCGCGAGGCGCTTCCCGCCCTCGTTGCGCAGCGCTTCGGAGGCGGTGAGGAAGAAGAGAGCGACGGTCCGAAACCCGGCCCGACGCAGTGCCACGACATCACCCTCTACCCGGCCATCGGCATGGCCGGCGGGGCGTGCGAAGGCTACGGCCTCCTGCTCAACATCAAGGACCCCGCGAACCCGTATCGGATGGACGCCGTCGCGGATTCGAACTTCTCCTACTGGCACTCGGCCACGTTCAACAACGACGGCACGAAAGTCCTCTTCACGGACGAATGGGGTGGCGGCGGCCAGCCGAAATGCCGCGCCAACGACCCGAAGGAGTGGGGCGCGAACGCGATCTTCACCCTCGAAAACGGGAAGATGTCGTTCAAGAAATACTACAAGCTGCCGGCGGCCCAGACCGTTGAAGAAAACTGCGTCGCACACAACGGATCGCTTATCCCGATCCCGGGCCGCGACGTGATGGTGCAGTCCTGGTACCAGGGCGGCATCTCGATCTTCGACTGGACCGACCCGATGAAGCCGATCGAGATCGCTTACCACGACCGCGGCCCGGTCAATCCGGACCGGATGGAAATGGGCGGCAGCTGGTCGGTGTACTGGTACAACGGCCTGATCGTCAGCTCGGAAATCGCGCGCGGCCTCGACGTCTTCGAACTGACGCCGAGCGGGTTCATCTCGGCGAACGAGATTGCGGCGGCGAAGACTGTGCATCTGGACTACCTCAACGCGCAGGGGCAGCCGAAATTCACTTGGCCGGCGACGTTTTCGCTGGCGAAGGCGTACGTCGAT
This window of the Rhodothermales bacterium genome carries:
- a CDS encoding DUF305 domain-containing protein, with amino-acid sequence MYTSAFTRLAFLGLAVFTFSACATSSRMPAESSAQAGTASTAELEALYQQRLESARSRFTQADVDFMTGMIGHHAQALVMTALAPTNGASPEVATLCARITNAQKDEIKTMQGWLRDRGQPVPEVHIDGLNLMIHGAGDHSQHDHMMPGMLTRAQLEELAAAHGTDFDRLFLKYMIQHHTGAITMVDTLIATDGAAQDEAAFKLASDINVDQQTEIARMQRMLDAITEGN
- a CDS encoding VanZ family protein — translated: MKEATRKRWIAVSSFAAVLAISFAATVRPHWFGWVARIPLGDKIGHFFVYGLLTLAILYYAGTTPRRIGYGVLGMLVFVSADEALQAVLPTRSFDGFDYLASVLGVVAFAFGYIWAMRRRS
- a CDS encoding arylsulfatase; the encoded protein is MRRFQEGLLPLCLVLVIGACRTHAGADVERPNILLLVADDLGYADLGIYGSDIRTPNIDALARRGMRFTQFHTAPMCAPTRAMLLSGNNNHVAGMGIQGGGSGAFAGIPGYEGHLSDRVAPLPGLLRDAGYHTYTVGKWHLGYERDQSPMAAGFERSFNLLNGAGNHFDAVGFHEGGSRYREDGEETTYPTGRYSTDLYTDRLIEFIASNRGDGRPFFAFAAYTSPHWPLQVPAEELDRYAGRYDRGYDALREERFASLKRAGIVPADATLPPRNDAIAPWETLSPERRREESRKMELYAAMVENLDGHVGRLIDYLKASGLYDNTLIVFMADNGAAAEDFYNVGEFRDYLRAHYDNRYENMGQPNSFVSYGPAWAEAGSAPFSRHKGYTREGGIVAPMIVAGPGVASQDVIDRSYLTVMDLAPTFIEIAGAAYPADGSARPMLGESVAGYLAGRADRIHDEAYTTLVLHGGRAFVRQGRWKLVTLEPPFSEEAFELFDVEADPGETRNLAGEEPETYRELLALWRTKRAELGIVLQSDLASP
- a CDS encoding enolase C-terminal domain-like protein, which codes for MDRRDVIKGIGLGAAASAMGLRPSHAEALAAPPRGLPPVRITNVKAIATAPDGIELVVVKVETDEPGLYGLGCATFRQRAHSVVTAVDKYLKDFAVGRIADDIEDVWQTAYVSSYWRNGPVLNNALSGLDQALWDIKGKRAGMSVYQLLGGRCRFAVDTYAHAGGSTPEAVAAQVKGFMDQGFRHVRIQLGAYGAANLSGEPDFKRQGYGMPADSYMDRHYYLKMIPELFAHVREVCGDRVELLHDIHERLQPNDAINLIKALEPYRPFFIEDPFSPENIGFFRLLRQQTSVPLAMGELYNNPHEWIGPMSERLFDFIRIHISQIGGITPAMKVARLGEAFGVRTAWHGPGDVSPVGHAANAHIDLAVWNFGIQEAVRFSDRLREVFPGSPTMDNGYMIVNEAPGLGVDIDEAAAARYPIPEKVNTDWTQIRAHDGTPIRP